The following is a genomic window from Anopheles aquasalis chromosome 3, idAnoAquaMG_Q_19, whole genome shotgun sequence.
TGCGCCCGCTGTAACACCGTGAGCCATCGCGATTGCTTCTTGCGCAAGGGCAAACGGTGCGCCAAGTGTGCCAGGTTGCGTAAGCGGGCTCTTCAGACGCTACAGGAACAGCTGGATATCGAGAATGGAAACTAGAAAAGACAAGAACAAACGCACGTTTACTCAATTGCTCCACGAAGCTTCCGTGTGCGCCCGCCCGCCTACCGTTGTATCGCTGTGCTTCGCAATGCGCTTATCATCCATATCACACGTGCTTTATCGTACAGACGACGAACACAATAAAGCCTACCCTTGTCCGAGCGCACACTCATTCCGGTGATTCGCCGTACGATTCGTCTTTGATGACACACTGCACACCCAGACTGGATAATACGGTCTTTTGCTCCTGGATAAGGAGCCTTTGGTAATCGTTTTTCCTCTGCAACTGCAAAACCAGTGCCCGAGCCTGCCGGAGCTGTTCCTCCAGGTTTCTATGCTGTGGCACATCGCAACGGCTATGTTTCGGTGACTCCGGTGCCTTATCAACAATCAGCTCGTCGAATTGGATTGGGCATGAATCACgagccggttccggttccggctcaACTGTGCTCCCCTGGTCATCTATTTGCGCTTCTTGAAGGTCCTCAAATGTATCCCTGTTGCTATCCTCGTCCGTCGGTTCATCCAATATGTACTCGAAGGAAGATCCAAAGAGCGTCTCCGGTGCAGCCCCATCGTTGACCACGTTCGGTTGAACACATTCCACCAAGGGAACCGGAATCGCCATTGCGGACAGCTGGCGGGTTAGGAAATCTTTCGGCTGAAAGTGTAGCTGACAGAGCTTAATGGATGCATTCGAGCGAGTTCCGATGTCCTCATCCGTTAGCCCGAGTGCCTCGAGCCAGCGATTCCACATCGGGGTGCCTCgtgccggaaaccggaaaaaccGGCAATTCTTATCCTTGTACCGGCTGTTCTTGCAGAGGAAACACTTTTGCCTGTTCTGCGTTGGTCGGTTTGCTGGCTCTGACGTCGACTTCGGCATttcggctgctgttgcaacgAAAACTTGTCCACAAAATTCCACCAACCGGGCCCGGGATTCGCTACCGGCGCCGGTTGTGACAAAACGTTTGACAGTttgcgttgtttgctttgttttcaaGGCCATCTCGATCGGAAGGGCAAGGAATGCACAAATCAGCTTATTTCTGGGAGAGCGCAATTTGGCACAACGATAATCTTTATTCATTCTCAGTTCCATACAAGGTTCATAATGATTTTTGATAATAAAGGAAATAACATTAGTCACCGCACCTCCCGTAGGTTGCGTCAGCCTATCAAGGATGATATCATCGACCAGCATCGGCTAATCAGGTGAACGTCAACAGTAGCTTAGCTGTGGGATCTAGTTTATTGCGCCTCAAAATATAGCGAGCCTATAAACTCGGTTAATGGGAAATAGTATGTTAGTAACAATAATTCTCATACATAGTGCAACTACTCGGCCCCCATACAGTCCGATGCGTGGTTCTGGAGTGTTCCGAAATCACGGAAACCCTTCAGACACAGGGGACAGCGCAGTAAACTCAGCGGTTCGGTTTCTCGTTCTGTCGGAGGCGACGGTTCTGCACGCGGTGCTGGATTAGCAGCCTCGGTCGCTAGCTGTACCATCCGTGCAGCCGTTTCGGCTGTCTGTGCCTGTTCCTGGGCGCTGTAGGCGAGAAGAGGTTTAGGTTGAACAATGAACCAAAAAATATTCTTAAGCCGCTAGAATTCGTACTTTCGTTGTGCCGTCAGTTCTGCATTTTGACGCT
Proteins encoded in this region:
- the LOC126578763 gene encoding uncharacterized protein LOC126578763, translating into MPKSTSEPANRPTQNRQKCFLCKNSRYKDKNCRFFRFPARGTPMWNRWLEALGLTDEDIGTRSNASIKLCQLHFQPKDFLTRQLSAMAIPVPLVECVQPNVVNDGAAPETLFGSSFEYILDEPTDEDSNRDTFEDLQEAQIDDQGSTVEPEPEPARDSCPIQFDELIVDKAPESPKHSRCDVPQHRNLEEQLRQARALVLQLQRKNDYQRLLIQEQKTVLSSLGVQCVIKDESYGESPE